DNA from Syntrophorhabdales bacterium:
TATAAAGAGAGGTCGTTTCTTCTCCACAAAGGTGATAAAGGCTTCGTTCAGTATCCTTGCCTCGTGTTCAAGCAAGCCCACTTTCACGTCGATACCCGCTTTGCGAAGCAACTCTATACTCTTGCCGTTGACGAGAGGATTGGGGTCTTGCATTGCCACGACGACTTTCTTTAAGCCTGCTTTGATGACTGCGTTCACGCAGGGCGGCGTTTTCCCCGTGTGGCAGCATGGTTCCAGGTTGAGGACCAGCATGCCTCCCCGCGCGCGCTGGCCAGCCTTTTCCAATGCGATAATCTCAGCATGAGCCTCACCAGCTCTGTGATGGTACCCTTCACCAACGATCTTGCCTCCTTTTACTACTACAGCGCCCACCATGGGGTTGGGCGAGGTTGTCCCCAGGCCTCGCTTGGCAAGGTTCAAGGCTTTACGCATGTACTCTGCTTCGGTCATTTCTCTCCCTTCTTGAGAAGGAGGTCCTTCAGCTCCTCCATGAATTCTGTAATGTCCTTGAACTGCCGGTACACGGAGGCAAAACGGACGAACGCAACCTCGTCCAGCATTTTCAGCTCGTCCATGACCATCTGTCCGATCTCAGTGCTCTTGATCTCTTTTTCGCCCCGTTCACTGAGATTGTATTCAATCCGGGAGAGTATCCTGTCCAGGTTTGCGACCGCTACAGGCCTTTTTTCGCAAGCTTTTTTCAAGCCGCCCAGTATCTTCATGCGATCAAAAACCTCGCGCCTGCCATCCTTCTTGATCACCAGCGGAAGCCCTTCTTCGATAGTCTCTACGGTTGAAAACCGCTTACCGCACTTGAGACACTCACGCCGCCTCCGTATCGTATCCATTTCCTTACTGGTGCGGGAGTCAAGTACCTTGCTTTCGACGTAATCGCAATGAGGGCATTTCATTCAAGCACCCGTTAACAGTTAGCAGTTTGCAGTTGGCAGTAAACACCAGCAGGAACCTGAACCGGAATACGCGAGAACGGACGTAAAACACACAAACGCGTCTTAGCCGGAAACCGTTAACCGGCAACTGTTAACTGTTCTATTAGTATACCCGATTCTTGGATCAAGCGCGAAGCAAGATCGTCAGGATACCCTTCAAGATAGAATATCCTCTGAAGGCCCGCGTTGATGATCATCTTGACGCATATCGAACACGGAAGATGGGTCGAGTAGATGTCCGCTCCCTTGATGGGCACGCCATGATACGCGGCCTGGATGATCGCATTCTGCTCCGCGTGGAGCCCCCTGCAGAGCTCGTGCCGCTCTCCCGAGACAACATTCTGCTGCTCCCGCACACAACCAACATCCTCACAATGGGCCAGGCCCATCGGCGGACCGTTGTACCCGGTCGAGAGGATCCTTTTTTCCTTCACGACCACAGCACCCACATTGCGCCGCAGGCACGTAGACCTTTTGGAGACGATCGTTGCTATCTCCATAAAGTACGAGTTCCAGTCAGGCCGCTCTTTCTTTTTCATAGAGAGAACATGGACGCATAGACGGGAAAGTCTTTGCATAAATCCTTGGCACGTTCCAGGATTGCCTGATGTACTTTCTCATCACCGGGCTGCCGCAGCACCTCATCGATCATACCACCGATGATTTCCATCTCTTTTTCTTTCATGCCCCTGCTGGTAACGGCAGGCGTGCCTATCCTGATGCCGCTCGGTGTGTTAGGCCCTCCCGAATCGAACGGGATGAGGTTCTTATTCAATATAATGCCGCTTCGCTCCAGAGCCTTTTCCGCCTCCGTGCCCGTTATTCCTTTGACAGACAGGTCCACCAGAAAAAGATGGTTGTCTGTGCCTCCTGACACGATCCGGTATCCTTTCTTCGCAAGGCTGCCTGCCAGGTGGCGCGCATTTTTTATAATCTGTTCCTGATATTCCTTGAAATCCGGCTCCGTGGCGCTCTTCAGGGCAACCGCTTTGGCTGCAACCACATGCATGAGCGGCCCACCCTGGGTACCGGGAAAAACCGCCTGATCGACTGCCTTCGCAAACTCCTTCTTGCAAAGGAGCAGGCCTCCCCTCGGTCCGCGCAGCGTCTTGTGCGTGGTGGTGCTTACGATGTGTGCGTGAGGCACGGGACTCGGGTGCAGACCCGCGGCGACAGCACCTGCTATATGCGCTATGTCTACAAAGAGATAGGCCCCCACCTCGTCGGCGATTTTTCTAAACCGCTCAAAATCGAGGATCCGCGAGTAGGCGCTGGCGCCGGCAACGATCATGCGAGGTCTTTCTTTCAGGGCGATCTCCCTTACCTCGTCATAATCGATCTGCTCACTCTCTCTTGCAACAGTATAGAAGACCGGCTTATAAAACCTGCCTGAGTAATTGGCCGGAGCACCGTGCGTCAGATGACCGCCGTGAGCCAGGCTCATCCCCAGAACCTTATCCCCGACCTTGAGTACCGCGTACATCGCGGCCATATTCGCGCTGGATCCCGAGTGCGGTTGAACGTTTGCATGATCTGCGCCGAAGAGTTTGCAGGCGCGTTGGATCGCCAGCCGTTCAATGCCATCAAGGAACTGGCATCCGCCATAGTATCTTTTTCCGGGATACCCTTCCGCATACTTGTTCGTCAGGATACTCCCCTGAACTTCCAGTACTGCTTTATCCACGTAGTTCTCGGAAGCAATCAGAATGATGCTGTATTCTTCCCGTTCCAGTTCTTTCCGAACAAGCCCGTAGATTTCTCTGTCAAATTTTCTCAGCTCTTCCATTTCAGTTTGCTTGATTTCCTTAGTATCCGGTCTTCGCGACCTATGATTCTTGCCCCGTGACCCTGCTATGTACAGATCATTTTTCGAAGCGCCGGAAAAGCAGGGTCGCATTTGTCCCACCGAAGCCGAAAGAATTGGACAAGGTGACCTCAATCGCCTGTTTGCGAGCTGTGTTGGGCACATAATCAAGATCGCACTTCGGGTCAGGCTCTTCGTAGTTGATAGTGGGTGGGCAAATCTGATCCCTGATGCTCAGGACCGAGAACACTGCTTCTATTGCGCCGGCTGCACCCAGAAGATGACCGGTCATCGATTTGGTCGAGCTTACGGGAATCTTCTTCGCCCGATCGCCGAACACTTCTTTGATCGCGATCGTTTCGGTGTAGTCGTTTAACTCCGTTGATGTGCCATGCGCGTTGATATAATCCACCTGGTCTGCCGAGATCTGCGCATTGTTCAATGCCATCCTCATGCACCGCACAAAACCTTCTCCGTCCGGAGCCGGTGCTGTAATGTGGTAGGCATCAGCATTATAGCCATAGCCTATCAACTCGGCATATATCTTTGCTCCGCGCGCGAGCGCGTGCTCCAGCGCCTCCAGGATTACAATGCCAGCGCCTTCTCCGACAATGAACCCGTCCCTGTTTTTCTCAAAAGGCCGGGAAGCCTTCTCCGGCTCGTCATTCCTCGTGGAAAGCGCCTTCATGGCATTGAAGCCTCCCACGGTAAGGGGTGTAAGGTTAGCCTCGGTTCCGCCCGCAACAACAACGTCAGCGTCGCCGTACTGAATAATCCGGGAGGCATCGCCGATGCAGTGCGAGCCTGTTGCGCAGGCTGTTACAATGCAGATATTGGGTCCCTTCATTCCATACTGCATCGCTATCTGGCCCGGCGCCATGTTCGCAATGAGCATGGGAATAAAGAAGGGACTGATCCTGTCCGGTCCCCTCTCCAGGAGTATCTGGTGATATTTCTCTAACGTTGGCAGGCCGCCGAGGCCAGTGCCAGCAACCACACCGACCCTGTCGCTCTGTTCTTTTGTCATGTCCAGCCTGGCATCTTCGAGAGCAGTGCGCGCGGCAGCAAGAACATAATGGATAAACAGGTCCATCTTCTTGACTTCTTTGCGGGGTACATACTCTTCAGGATTGAAATTCTTCACTTCGCCCGCAATCTTTGTCTCGTGGCGCGTTGCATCGAACCTCGTTATGGGCGCAATACCCGATTTACCCTGAAGGATCTGATCCCATACGTTATCCAGACCTGTCCCGAGAGGCGTTACCAAGCCCATCCCGGTTACAACTACCCGCCGTTTCACTAGGGCACCCCTCACTCTTTTTTCATATGCTCTTCGATATATTTTATTGCATCACCAACTGTCTCGATCTTCTCCGCATCCTCATCAGGTATCTCGATGCCATACTCATCTTCAAGGGCCATTACAAGTTCGACGATATCAAGGGAATCTGCTCCCAGATCATCGATAAATTTCGCCTCCGGTACCACTTCCGACTCATTTACTCCCAGCTGTTCCACGATCATCTTCTTGACCTTTTCAGTAACTGCCATTAGGCCACCTCCTGATTTTGTTGAGGGAACAATCCCTCCTCACGTATATAAACCGCCACTAACATTTATAGTCTCGCCTGTGACGTAGGCACTATACTCTGAAAGAAGAAAATAGACAACACGGGCCACATCCATCGGCTCGCCCGCTCTTCCGAGCGGTATGGCTTTGACTGTTTTCTCCTTCCATGCCTCGTCGAGCGTATCTGTCATCTTCGTCACGATAAAGCCCGGGGCCACGGCATTCACCCTGATATTGCGCTCTCCGTATTCCCGTGCGACCGCTTTGGTAAAACCGACAATGCCTGCTTTGCTGGCAGCATAATTAGACTGGCCCGCATTACCCATCAAACCGGCGATGGAAGATATATTGACGATGCTGCCGCCTTTCTTCAACATGTGACGTATCACCGCCTTGGTGCAGGTGAATACACCTTTCAGGTTTACCCTGATCACTTGGTCCCATTCCTCTTCAGACATCCGGAGCAGCAGTTTATCACGCGTAATCCCCGCATTGTTGACGAGGTTATCGACGCCGCCCATCTCTTTCACGACAGATGCAACAGCCTGCTCGACCTGACTGAGATTCGCGACATCCACCTTGTAATAGGAGGAGCGCACCCCTTTTTCGCGCAACGCGGCAACCGTGGCCTCCCCGTCGAGCACATCGAAGATCACGAGGTCGCTTCCTTGATCGGCGAGAAACTCCGCAATGGTTCTGCCTATGCCCTGCGCCCCACCGGTGAGGATTGTTACTTTACCTTTCACAGCCGCCCCCTTACTGCATCGATCTCTTCCATCTCTTCCACATGAAGGCACAGGATATCCGGAGTTATCCGTTTCACGAGGTTCGTAAGCACCTTCTGCGGGCCGACTTCCACGAAAAGCTCGACCCCTTCCCTCGCCATGGTCCTTATACAACTCTCCCAAAGCACCGGGGAAAACATCTGCCTGTATAAGAGGTCAAGGATTGCTGACGATTTCTGATTGGGAAGGGCATCTACGTTCGAAACCACCGGTGTCTTCATGTCCGCAAAGCTGACTCCCGCTAGTTCACTCTTCAGCTTTTCCGCGGCCGGCTGCATCAACACGCTGTGGAAAGGACCCGATACATTGAGGAAGACAGCTTTCTTGTAAGCACCCTTCAATTTCTCCACCGCTTCCTTCAACGCTTCACTGTTTCCTGAAAGCACGACCTGCTCGGGCGAATTCAGGTTAGCAGCGCCAGCAACATAATCATCATGAGAAATTTGGCTGCAGACCTCATCAACCTTTTCCATGACCGGGGCGATGAGCGCAACCATGCTGCCCGTGCCCGCCGGACAGGCTTCTTCCATCAGGAGCCCTCTCGTCCGGGTCAACCTGACACCATCTTCGATGCTCAGGGCCCCGCTCACAACCAGCGCGGTGTACTCACCCAGGCTGTGGCCCGCGAGAAGAGCGGGTACTGCTTTTGTTTCCTGCTCAAATATAGTCCAGGACGCATAGCTCGCAAGAAGGATAGCAGGCTGCGTATTATACGTCTTCCGCAGTTCCTCTTCCGGACCATTAAACATCACGTCAGACAAGGAAAACCCGACAGCTTTGTCTGCTGCAGCGAATAACGCCCGGACACTCTCGAAACGCTCGTAGAGCTTCTTGCCCATGCCTACATACTGAGACCCCTGCCCGGGAAAAAGAGCGCCAACCTTCTTCATCTCTTTGTTTACTTCTTCCTTCTGGAGGCTGCTTCCTTGATCAGCTCAAGAGCGATAACGTTTCTCTGGATCTGGTTGGTGCCCTCATAAATCTGAAGGATCTTGGCGTCGCGCATCATCTTTTCAATGGGGTAGTCTCTCATGTAGCCGTAACCACCGAAGACTTGAATAGCATCCACCGTCACCTTCATGGCAACATCACTCGGGAAGACTTTGCTCATGGCTGACACTTTTGAGAACTCTTTCGGCTTGGAATCAATGTATTTCGCTACCGCATAGACAAGTGCGCGCGCCGCCTCAACCTGTGTCGCCATGTCTGCAAGCATGTGTTGCACAGCCTGGAACGATATTATTTTCCGGTCAAACTGCTCGCGTTCTTTCGCGTATGCTACGGCTGCATCCAGTGCTCCCTGTGCTACGCCGACCGCCTGCGCGCCGATACCCGGACGCGTGCGGTCAAACGTCCTCATAGCAAGGATGAAGCCCATGCCTTCTCTACCTATAACACGATCTTTGGAAACTTTGCAATCCTGGAAGACCAGCTCTCTGGTCGCGGAAGCCCTGATACCGAGCTTCTTCTCCTTTTTCCCGAACGTGAAACCTTCCATGCCTTTCTCAAGGATGAAAGCTGTCGCTCCTCTGCCGCCTTTCGTCCGGTCAGTGATGGCAATCACCGAATAGATGTCGGCCTCGCCTCCGTTCGTGATCCACTGTTTGGTTCCGTTGAGGATGTACTCGTCGCCAGCTTTACGCGCTTCGGTCCTGATGCCTGCAGCATCGCTACCTGCGCCGGCTTCAGTCAGACCGAAAGCGGCTATTTTTTTACCGCTAGCCACATCAGTCAGATACTTCTTCTTCTGCTCCTCAGAGCCCCCGAGCAGAATAGGATAGGAACCGAGCAGGCTTGCTGCATAGCTCACGGATACGCCGAGGCACGCCTTGCTCAGCTCTTCAACCGCGATACAGTTCTCCAGCGAGCCACCTCCCAGACCTCCGTACTCTTCAGGGATGCTCACTCCGAATAATCCTGCATCCGCGCAGAGGTTCATAATCTCCCGCGGAAATGTTTCAGTCTCATCCAGCTCTGCCCTTATGGGCATCACTTTTTCTTCAGCGATCCTTCGCGCCAGGGCCTGTATCTGCTTTTGCTCTTCAGTGAAAAAATAGTCCATGATAGCTCCCTCGTCCCCCTTTGTTTATGTTGATGCTGTTTATATTTTCTTTGTTTTTTCGGCGCGCCCGCGCTCACTTCATGCGCCGCCGCGGGCCTGCCCACGCGAATCTGTTGTTGGGGCTCGCGTCGCCCCCTCCAGCGGCAAAGCCGCATGGAGCCTCCCCCTCTCGCGAGCCGTGCTCGCTAGATAGATTCGTGGGCATCACGTCTTTTCCCACCTCATGCATTACCGCGGGCCTGCCCACGCGAATCTATGTATTCCCGCATGGCGTCAGACAGATGCGTTGAGATTTTCTTCGCGGCAAAGTCTCTGGCCATGGCTATTGCGTTCTTTATAGCCTTCTCGTTTGACTTGCCGTGACAGATGATGGAGGCACCATTTACTCCCACAAGAGGCGCGCCGCCATACTCTGAATAGTCGACGGTCCGCGCAAGCTCCTTGAAGACATCTGACAGCAGGAAGTATCCCAGCTTTCTCCGATAGCTCTTGACAATTCTCTCTTTGAGAAAGCTTGTGATAGCCTCGGCGATACCTTCGCTTATCTTCAGCGCAACATTGCCCACAAAACCGTCACTCACCACGACGTCCGTAGACCCGTTATACATGTCGGTGCCTTCGACATAGCCTACATAGTTGATGTTGACACCCCGGAGAAGCGCATGCGCTTCTCTTGTCAGGTCATTTCCCTTCGTTTCTTCCTCGCCGTTTGACAAAAGACCGACACGCGGCTTCTCTCTGCCCATGCCGTATTTTGCATAGACATGTCCCATGATGGCGAACTGTACAAGATGACTAGGCTTACAATCCACGTTGCCGCCTGCGTCCAGCAGCACTGAGAGCGTTCCCTTCACGTTCGGGTGAAAGGACATTATGGCAGGTCTTTCCACTCCGGGTATCCTGCCGAGAGTGAAGATTGCAAAGGCCATGGCCGCACCGGAATTTCCCGCACTGACGACAGCCTCAACATCACCGGAACGCTGCAGGGCGTAAGCCTTGTTGATCGACGAATCGCGTTTCTTTCTCAGGGCGGAGGAAGGCGACTCATGCATCTCCACGAAGCTGGGAGTATGCACTACTTCGATTCTTGAAGCAGGATCCAGAAGCGGCCTGACACTCTTCTCATCCCCCACAAGAACCGGCTGGGCTATCTGTTCCCTCCAGGCCGCTTCAGCCCCTTTAACTATAGCATAAGGAGCGTTATCGCCCCCCATGGCGTCGACCGCAATTCTTATCATGCCGACTTACAGTTCTTCAATTTCGAGGTACTTTCTGCCTTTGTACATGCCGCACTTCGGGCACACCTGGTGAGGCAGAGTAGGTTCTTTGCAGTTCGGGCAGAGGATAACCCCGGGGCTCGAAAGCTTGTAGTGGGTTCTTCTTTTGTCCCTCCGTGATCTGGAGGTCTTTCTCTTGGGAACGGCCATATTGTTCTCCTTATCCTTTTTTCAGGAATTTCTGCAGTTTTTCTCCGAGGACCATGCTCTTGGATGTATCGCACCTGCACGTTTCCGTGTTCTGGTTCTTTCCACACACGGGGCAGATGCCTTTGCAGAATTCATTGCAGAGTGCCTTGATCGGAATCGCCAGCATCACTTCTTCATATATGTAAGGATCGAGGTCCAGTTCGTCTCCTTCATAATAGTAAAGGCTCGTCTCTTCGCCGGTAAGCTCCATCTCAGGCAGCTTCGGTTCGTCACTCTTTGGCGCCAGCTCGATATCAACACGACCATTTACCGGGAAAAGAAAAGACTCAAGGCAGCGGTCGCAGGAGAGCCGGAGGGTGCACTTCACAGGCCCCTCAACACGCACGTCACTGCCCATCTTGCTGACAACCAGCTCGAACTCGATAGGCGATTCGAACTCGAGGTCGGCATCTTCGGGCCTTTTGTATTTCGAGCCATCCATTGTACCTCGTGCAACGATGGACTCCTCGATATCGTGCAGCTTTACAATCATCTATCCTGCCTGGCGTTATTTTTAAGGATAGTAATATAAAGAGTTTAAGCCGAAAATGCAAGCAAATAAACCCCTTGTGTGATCTTGCACAACGAGGTTCATCTTCTTGTAATCAGCGAACTTCCGTGCATGTTGTGCCTTTGTCTCATGTCCGGGTCCTCTGATCCAGATTCTCAAGAATCTCATTGAACCTCTCCTGGTCCACCGGCAGGGAGATTACCTTTTTTCTCCCCTTCTCTCCGGACACAATACACACTTCGCTTTTCTTCAGCAAAAAAGCGTCCGCAAGAAATTCAACAAGCTCCCGGTTCGCTTTCCCCTCTTGCGGCCGCGAGAGAAGCTTTATCACAAGACCTCGTTCGTCACGCTTTATCTCTCTCTTCCTGGCGCCCGGGATGACACGTACATCCAGATTCACAGTCGCTACAATCCCGCAATGCCGCTAATGAGGACAGGGATAAGATACGACTGAACAAGCTGAACAATGACAATCAGGATAAGTGGCGAAAGATCGACCATACCGACACGCGTCGGTATAATTTTCGAGATGCGATACGTGACCGGATCCACGAGGTTACCTATAATGCGAACGTAGAGGTTATACGGGTCCGGTCTTATCCACGAAAGGACAGCCCTTATAATAACTATCCATACGTAGATAGTGAGCAACCACGACACGAGCGACAGCAACTTTATGAACAACAGTACTGGCATTGACATTATTCATCCTCCTATAAGGAGATTCCTTTCAATCTTATCTATTGTGACGCCAATGAGCTCATTCTCGAGTTTCTTCTGGTACGGTATGTAGACAGGGAGGTAGTGTTCGCTGTACCCTCTCATAAATCGGCCTTTATACAGCTTACCCTCCGGGATTATCGATACCCGCTCCCCCAGGAAGCGCCTGTAAAATGCTTCTCTTTTGACAGCGTCCAGCTTCCTCAGTCTGCGCACCCGCTCTTTCTTGGTTGTCTCCGTCACCTTTTCGTCCATCTGCGACGCTTTTGTGCCCGCCCTGTCCGAGTAAGGGAACACGTGAAGATAAAAAATGGGAAGAGATTCGAGGAACCAGTGGGTTTCCATGAAGGCATGCTCGTCCTCTCCGGGGAACCCGACCATGACATCCATCCCTATCCCGATATTGTGGACGTGTTTCTGCAATCCGCTCACGATTGAGCGTATGAAATCCTGATCGTAAGGTCTACCCATCCTCTTCAAGACTCCCGCATCAGCGCTCTGCAGAGGTATGTGGATGCTTCGTGCAAGCTTCTTGCTTGCGCTGAGCGTCTCTATAAATTCATTGTCAATCCCGGCGGGCTCCACCGAGCTCAGCCTGATCCTCGCCGGGGTATCGACCGATTCGAGTCTCTTCAGGAGACCCGTAAAAGAACACCCCGATGAAGGATCCTTATAACTCGCAATATCGATGCCTGTAAGGACAACCTCTTGAACCGACCTTTCTTTGAGCCTGGCCATGCCCTCCACAATATCGGCAAGGGGCCTTGACCGGACCCGTCCCCGCGCATAAGGCACTATGCAGTACGTACAGAATCTATCACACCCATCCTGTATCTTGAAAAAAAAGCGAGTCCTTGCAGTTAAAGGGGCTCGCGTCGCCCCCTCCCTCGGCAAAGCCGTCGGAGCCTCCCCTTCTCGCTCGCTGTGCTCGCTAGATCGATTTCCACGAGAGCACCCGTGCAAATCGATCGGCATATTTTCTATGGGAATGTCGCGTGTCCTCTCGCTCCTGTGTCCCGTCTGTCCCAGCAGATCGGCAATCTCAAACCTTTCTTTCTGCCCGAGCACCAGGTCCGCCCCGAACGCCCGTTCGGGATATACCTGTGCGTGACAGCCGGTGAGGACTACCTTGGCTCGCGGATTGAGTTTTCTGACCCTCTCGATGAATCTCCTGATATCCTTTTCCGCGTGGGCGGTAAGCGTGCACCCGTTCACGATCACGAGCTTAGCCTGCTCCATAGAGCTGGGGGTAAGCGCTTTTTGCTTAAGGATTCCCTCCATGACGTAGGAATCCCATTGGTTCGATTTACAACCGGTGGTAAAAATGAAGAAGGTCATAACGAAAATACCTGTTGCGAGTTGCGGGTTACGGGTTAAATACGCACAGTTTTAGACGCTTGACCAGTGACTAGCACTATAGTTCTTGTCTTCCTAATGCGCAATTCGAAACACGAAACGTCTATTGATCTAACTCGGCACCGGAAACCCGTAACACTAATTTTTTATTACCCCAATTTTTTATTACCACGGAACTCGTAATCCGGAACTCGTAACATTATTTTTTCGTGTAAAAAGGAGACATGCTGCGCAGCCGTCCGACCACCTCAGGAAGGACATCCAGCACGTAGTCGATATCTTCTTCTGACGTGTCCCTGCCGAGGCTTATCCTTAAAGCACTTTGACAGACTTCTGGTCGTATGCCCATGGACAAGAGCACGTGCGAAGGTTCGGGCGAGCCCGAGGAGCAGGCGGATCCTGCCGAAACAGCAATGCCTGCCAGGTCGAGACCGATCAACAGCGATTCACTTTCCACAAATCCAAAGCTCAGGTTGAGCGTATTGGGCAGGCGAAACTCGGGATGCCCGTTCAGTTGTACATCCTCTATGCGGGCCATGATGCCATCGAGAAGCTTCTTGCGAAGCCGCTCCAACCTGGGACGCTCCTCAGCCATTTCCCTGTGCATGGCCTCGCAAGCTTTTCCGAAGGCAGCTATACCGAGCAGGTTTTCAGTACCGGCTCGCCGCCCAGCCTCCTGGTGCCCCCCGTGAATAAGGTTATCGATATCGACGCCTTCCCTCATGTAGAGAATGCCGACTCCCTTGGGCGCATAGACTTTGTGCCCTGAAAAGGCAGCGAGATCCACCTGCATCTTATTCACATCGATGGGGATCTTGCCGAGCGCCTGAACCATGTCGGAATGAAAGAGAACACCCGCATCCCGTGCTATGGCACCTATCGCCTCTATCGGCATGAGGGTCCCTGTCTCATTATTGGCGTGCATGACCGATATCAGAATTGTGTCCTTACGTATCGCCTTTCTTACAGCATCAGGAGCAACAACGCCGTAGCTGTCGACCGGCAGGTAGGTCACCTCAAATCCCCGCTTTTCAAGATAGGCGCAGGTGTTGAGCACTCCCGGGTGTTCGACCCTGGTAGTTATGATGTGATTACCTTTGTC
Protein-coding regions in this window:
- the nifS gene encoding cysteine desulfurase NifS gives rise to the protein MRKVYLDYNATTPIHPEVATYTLPFLHELYGNPSSMHWAGREVRPYIDQARECIADMIHAHPEEIVFTSCGTESDNHAIKGVAYSRRDKGNHIITTRVEHPGVLNTCAYLEKRGFEVTYLPVDSYGVVAPDAVRKAIRKDTILISVMHANNETGTLMPIEAIGAIARDAGVLFHSDMVQALGKIPIDVNKMQVDLAAFSGHKVYAPKGVGILYMREGVDIDNLIHGGHQEAGRRAGTENLLGIAAFGKACEAMHREMAEERPRLERLRKKLLDGIMARIEDVQLNGHPEFRLPNTLNLSFGFVESESLLIGLDLAGIAVSAGSACSSGSPEPSHVLLSMGIRPEVCQSALRISLGRDTSEEDIDYVLDVLPEVVGRLRSMSPFYTKK
- the mtaB gene encoding tRNA (N(6)-L-threonylcarbamoyladenosine(37)-C(2))-methylthiotransferase MtaB; the protein is MTFFIFTTGCKSNQWDSYVMEGILKQKALTPSSMEQAKLVIVNGCTLTAHAEKDIRRFIERVRKLNPRAKVVLTGCHAQVYPERAFGADLVLGQKERFEIADLLGQTGHRSERTRDIPIENMPIDLHGCSRGNRSSEHSEREGEAPTALPREGATRAPLTARTRFFFKIQDGCDRFCTYCIVPYARGRVRSRPLADIVEGMARLKERSVQEVVLTGIDIASYKDPSSGCSFTGLLKRLESVDTPARIRLSSVEPAGIDNEFIETLSASKKLARSIHIPLQSADAGVLKRMGRPYDQDFIRSIVSGLQKHVHNIGIGMDVMVGFPGEDEHAFMETHWFLESLPIFYLHVFPYSDRAGTKASQMDEKVTETTKKERVRRLRKLDAVKREAFYRRFLGERVSIIPEGKLYKGRFMRGYSEHYLPVYIPYQKKLENELIGVTIDKIERNLLIGG